A region of Zeugodacus cucurbitae isolate PBARC_wt_2022May chromosome 5, idZeuCucr1.2, whole genome shotgun sequence DNA encodes the following proteins:
- the LOC105218055 gene encoding DNA replication ATP-dependent helicase/nuclease DNA2 isoform X2 has protein sequence MSTLKRVTSPMKQQNETPTKKLKISTNDIKPIDIDGFSSTEFDDFFDGHDDFEAIINSKNVLIPQDKRLDLSKWQRCIVLEVERERSTFDLMLQVRLANTEQVEDFDKENNNALTKCRLQQQWSHTDVKRDDIISLICVWDEKLQCYKVNNEHGFCVTNPDTLISSTSVVGSLFCRRKAVLQERFKGIDANSKIMVVGSMVHEMLQLVLQKNLRNAKGIEATAKELLHSKETAYELYANLMTRDELDFELQKFIPNVISFVEQYIKGNPATHIKDTFQGTIEHIQDIEENVWVPQLGLKGKVDVSVRIKQRKHEKATNAIPLELKTGRATFSMEHKGQVMLYQMMLTAIGRETNSSLLLYLREGIMRELRGTRNEQRDLIMLRNDLARYISCHSDTTAASTTTTTIEEDNKFLQPLKLPEPISHHSACGNCEYATVCCTFAKTDAELNLRKGHPLLTVMQNVTEHLQTDVYKYFMHWCRLLALEEQEVKKSNNLRALWTNTPEQRKKIGLAIVDVQLQNVDCEGTHYLNTFVLEATDDNKDADLLLSGFSIGEYVIISTRKRLAVAAGSIVDMTSAEITVSLERDLKQNYAKVAFIIDKHESQSGNAFNFTNVSLLLDNNERAKKLREIIVQRVQPTYHKVLPKIVATAGAAILKQLNAVQRSAVLKALTAESYMLIKGLPGTGKTQTLVAIVRLLHLMGKSVLITSHTHSAVDNLLVRLKTHKLPLLRLGAGARINAELQEFGESTLLQDCATVEEITQKYNSYNIVGVTCLGSAHALFLHRKFDFCIVDEATQVTQPTTLRPLFFCDKFILVGDPEQLPPLIRSKEARQLGADESLFQRLDTAAATAVLTLQYRMNKSITRLANELTYKGALQCASKEIELDALQVNLSQANKAAKWLQRALQTHIDQAVFLLDTKDCTERLSDFNKGEQGALFTAAARFVESEECKESPLSSTANGKQNRSAKRISKYTNYCEAAIIMHVVEQLLLVGYAPSRIGVIAPYRAQVELLRNLTTHLQLQHNNRASQLSFASVEVNTVDQYQGRDKDIILFSGTRTGAVDANERAREAEILEDKRRLTVAITRAKRKLLLVGDAACLDKYTPFHMLLGHIPSYCKLQLEDGKLGFDWQALLHNISSIIKS, from the exons ATGAGTACATTAAAAAGAGTAACTTCGCCAATGAAGCAACAAAATGAAACACCAACAAAGAAGTTAAAAATTAGTACTAACGACATAAAACCAATTGATATCGATGGCTTTAGTTCTACAGAGTTTGACGACTTTTTTGATGGTCATGATGATTTTGAAGCAATTATAAATAGCAAAAATGTATTAATCCCGCAAGACAAGCGCTTAGATCTTAGCAAATGGCAGCGCTGTATTGTGCTAGAAGTGGAGCGCGAACGATCCACCTTCGATTTAATGTTGCAAGTGCGTTTAGCCAACACGGAGCAAGTGGAGGATTTCGACAAGGAAAATAACAATGCACTGACAAAATGCCGACTCCAACAGCAATGGAGTCACACAGATGTTAAAAGGGATGACATTATATCCTTAATATGCGTTTGGGATGAAAAATTGCAGTGCTATAAAGTGAATAATGAGCATGGATTCTGTGTAACTAACCCGGATACATTAATTTCCAGTACTAGTGTGGTTGGTTCACTTTTCTGTCGTAGAAAAGCAGTGCTGCAAGAGCGCTTCAAGGGAATTGATGCCAATagtaaaatt ATGGTAGTGGGGTCAATGGTACATGAAATGTTGCAATTGGTATTGCAAAAAAATCTAAGAAATGCGAAAGGAATAGAGGCAACTGCTAAAGAATTATTGCACTCCAAGGAAACAGCTTACGAGCTTTATGCGAATTTAATGACACGCGATGAGTTAGACTTCGAACTACAAAAGTTCATACCAAACGTAATAAGCTTTGTAGAACAATACATTAAAGGCAATCCAGCAACT caTATTAAGGACACTTTCCAAGGTACCATTGAGCACATACAGGACATCGAAGAGAATGTTTGGGTACCACAACTTGGTTTGAAAGGTAAAGTAGACGTATCGGTGCGTATCAAGCAACGAAAACATGAAAAGGCAACAAATGCCATACCGTTGGAATTGAAAACAGGACGCGCCACCTTCTCAATGGAACACAAGGGTCAGGTTATGTTGTACCAAATGATGTTAACCGCAATCGGACGTGAAACGAATTCCAGTTTACTGCTTTATTTACGTGAAGGCATAATGCGCGAATTGCGCGGCACACGTAATGAACAACGTGACCTTATAATGTTACGTAACGACTTGGCGCGTTATATATCATGTCATAGTGATACGACGGCTGCTAGTACAACAACCACGACAATTGAAGAGGACAACAAATTTTTACAGCCTTTAAAGTTACCCGAACCCATTTCACATCATAGCGCTTGTGGTAATTGCGAATATGCAACAGTTTGTTGCACTTTTGCCAAAACTGACGCAGAATTAAACTTAAGAAAAGGTCATCCCTTGCTAACGGTTATGCAGAATGTGACCGAACACTTACAAACAGACGTTTACAAGTATTTTATGCACTGGTGTCGTTTGCTTGCATTAGAAGAACAAGAAGTGAAGAAATCAAACAATCTGCGTGCTTTGTGGACCAACACACCAGAACAACGTAAGAAAATCGGACTCGCCATTGTGGATGTGCAACTGCAAAACGTTGACTGTGAGGGTACGCATTATCTCAACACTTTTGTTTTGGAAGCAACTGACGACAATAAAGACGCCGATTTGCTGTTGAGTGGt ttttctaTCGGCGAATATGTGATAATCAGCACACGCAAACGTTTGGCTGTTGCAGCTGGTTCCATTGTGGATATGACAAGTGCCGAAATTACCGTTAGTCTCGAACGAGATCTGAAGCAAAACTATGCCAAAGTTGCATTTATCATTGATAAACATGAATCGCAATCGGGCAACGCATTCAATTTCACGAATGTCAGTTTGTTGTTGGACAATAATGAGCGCGCAAAAAAATTGCGTGAAATTATAGTGCAACGCGTACAACCTACATACCACAAAGTGCTGCCGAAGATCGTTGCAACTGCGGGTGCCGCAATACTTAAACAACTGAATGCGGTGCAACGTTCAGCCGTACTCAAGGCTTTAACTGCAGAAAGCTATATGCTAATCAAAGGTTTGCCAGGCACAG GCAAAACGCAAACACTAGTCGCGATTGTGCGCCTCTTACATTTGATGGGTAAATCTGTGCTCATCACGAGTCATACACACTCGGCGGTCGACAATTTATTAGTGCGCTTAAAGACGCACAAACTGCCGCTGTTACGTTTGGGCGCCGGTGCGCGTATTAACGCCGAATTGCAAGAGTTTGGCGAAAGCACTTTACTGCAAGACTGTGCAACGGTCGAGGAAATAACGCAAAAATATAATTCCTACAATATTGTGGGCGTTACTTGTCTTGGGTCGGCGCATGCACTGTTTCTACatcgaaaatttgatttttgcatAGTGGACGAAGCAACACAGGTTACGCAACCGACGACGTTGCGCCcgctttttttttgtgataaatTCATATTAGTTGGTGATCCCGAACAGCTGCCACCGCTGATACGTTCAAAGGAGGCGCGTCAACTGGGTGCGGACGAATCACTCTTTCAGCGACTCGACACAGCAGCCGCCACAGCTGTGCTGACCCTACAATACCGCATGAATAAATCGATCACGCGACTGGCAAACGAACTTACCTACAAGGGTGCACTGCAATGCGCTTCGAAAGAGATCGAGCTTGATGCGCTGCAAGTGAATTTGTCGCAGGCTAATAAGGCGGCGAAATGGTTGCAGCGCGCCTTGCAAACGCATATCGATCAAGCGGTTTTCTTATTGGACACCAAGGACTGCACTGAACGACTCAGCGACTTTAACAAGGGCGAGCAAGGTGCGCTGTTCACAGCCGCTGCACGTTTTGTTGAAAGTGAGGAGTGTAAGGAGTCTCCACTATCATCAACTGCCAATGGAAAACAAAACAGAAGCGCCAAGCGTATTTCCAAGTACACAAATTACTGTGAAGCCGCAATTATTATGCATGTAGTAGAGCAATTACTGCTGGTGGGTTATGCGCCGTCGCGTATTGGTGTTATAGCGCCTTATCGTGCACAGGTGGAGCTGTTACGCAATCTAACCACTCATTTGCAGTTGCAACACAATAATAGAGCGTCACAGTTGAGTTTTGCCTCAGTCGAGGTCAACACAGTTGATCAATATCAAGGGCGCGACAAAGATATTATACTCTTTTCTGGCACGCGCACCGGCGCTGTGGATGCCAATGAGCGTGCGCGCGAAGCTGAAATTCTGGAGGACAAACGTCGCCTTACGGTGGCGATAACACGCGCTAAACGCAAGCTGCTGCTGGTTGGCGATGCTGCGTGCCTAGACAAATACACGCCCTTTCACATGCTGCTCGGCCATATACCGAGCTACTGCAAGTTGCAGCTGGAAGATGGTAAACTTGGTTTCGATTGGCAAGCATTACTGCATAATATATCGAGCATTATTAAAAGTTAG
- the LOC105218055 gene encoding DNA replication ATP-dependent helicase/nuclease DNA2 isoform X1, whose protein sequence is MSTLKRVTSPMKQQNETPTKKLKISTNDIKPIDIDGFSSTEFDDFFDGHDDFEAIINSKNVLIPQDKRLDLSKWQRCIVLEVERERSTFDLMLQVRLANTEQVEDFDKENNNALTKCRLQQQWSHTDVKRDDIISLICVWDEKLQCYKVNNEHGFCVTNPDTLISSTSVVGSLFCRRKAVLQERFKGIDANSKIMVVGSMVHEMLQLVLQKNLRNAKGIEATAKELLHSKETAYELYANLMTRDELDFELQKFIPNVISFVEQYIKGNPATVHIKDTFQGTIEHIQDIEENVWVPQLGLKGKVDVSVRIKQRKHEKATNAIPLELKTGRATFSMEHKGQVMLYQMMLTAIGRETNSSLLLYLREGIMRELRGTRNEQRDLIMLRNDLARYISCHSDTTAASTTTTTIEEDNKFLQPLKLPEPISHHSACGNCEYATVCCTFAKTDAELNLRKGHPLLTVMQNVTEHLQTDVYKYFMHWCRLLALEEQEVKKSNNLRALWTNTPEQRKKIGLAIVDVQLQNVDCEGTHYLNTFVLEATDDNKDADLLLSGFSIGEYVIISTRKRLAVAAGSIVDMTSAEITVSLERDLKQNYAKVAFIIDKHESQSGNAFNFTNVSLLLDNNERAKKLREIIVQRVQPTYHKVLPKIVATAGAAILKQLNAVQRSAVLKALTAESYMLIKGLPGTGKTQTLVAIVRLLHLMGKSVLITSHTHSAVDNLLVRLKTHKLPLLRLGAGARINAELQEFGESTLLQDCATVEEITQKYNSYNIVGVTCLGSAHALFLHRKFDFCIVDEATQVTQPTTLRPLFFCDKFILVGDPEQLPPLIRSKEARQLGADESLFQRLDTAAATAVLTLQYRMNKSITRLANELTYKGALQCASKEIELDALQVNLSQANKAAKWLQRALQTHIDQAVFLLDTKDCTERLSDFNKGEQGALFTAAARFVESEECKESPLSSTANGKQNRSAKRISKYTNYCEAAIIMHVVEQLLLVGYAPSRIGVIAPYRAQVELLRNLTTHLQLQHNNRASQLSFASVEVNTVDQYQGRDKDIILFSGTRTGAVDANERAREAEILEDKRRLTVAITRAKRKLLLVGDAACLDKYTPFHMLLGHIPSYCKLQLEDGKLGFDWQALLHNISSIIKS, encoded by the exons ATGAGTACATTAAAAAGAGTAACTTCGCCAATGAAGCAACAAAATGAAACACCAACAAAGAAGTTAAAAATTAGTACTAACGACATAAAACCAATTGATATCGATGGCTTTAGTTCTACAGAGTTTGACGACTTTTTTGATGGTCATGATGATTTTGAAGCAATTATAAATAGCAAAAATGTATTAATCCCGCAAGACAAGCGCTTAGATCTTAGCAAATGGCAGCGCTGTATTGTGCTAGAAGTGGAGCGCGAACGATCCACCTTCGATTTAATGTTGCAAGTGCGTTTAGCCAACACGGAGCAAGTGGAGGATTTCGACAAGGAAAATAACAATGCACTGACAAAATGCCGACTCCAACAGCAATGGAGTCACACAGATGTTAAAAGGGATGACATTATATCCTTAATATGCGTTTGGGATGAAAAATTGCAGTGCTATAAAGTGAATAATGAGCATGGATTCTGTGTAACTAACCCGGATACATTAATTTCCAGTACTAGTGTGGTTGGTTCACTTTTCTGTCGTAGAAAAGCAGTGCTGCAAGAGCGCTTCAAGGGAATTGATGCCAATagtaaaatt ATGGTAGTGGGGTCAATGGTACATGAAATGTTGCAATTGGTATTGCAAAAAAATCTAAGAAATGCGAAAGGAATAGAGGCAACTGCTAAAGAATTATTGCACTCCAAGGAAACAGCTTACGAGCTTTATGCGAATTTAATGACACGCGATGAGTTAGACTTCGAACTACAAAAGTTCATACCAAACGTAATAAGCTTTGTAGAACAATACATTAAAGGCAATCCAGCAACTGTG caTATTAAGGACACTTTCCAAGGTACCATTGAGCACATACAGGACATCGAAGAGAATGTTTGGGTACCACAACTTGGTTTGAAAGGTAAAGTAGACGTATCGGTGCGTATCAAGCAACGAAAACATGAAAAGGCAACAAATGCCATACCGTTGGAATTGAAAACAGGACGCGCCACCTTCTCAATGGAACACAAGGGTCAGGTTATGTTGTACCAAATGATGTTAACCGCAATCGGACGTGAAACGAATTCCAGTTTACTGCTTTATTTACGTGAAGGCATAATGCGCGAATTGCGCGGCACACGTAATGAACAACGTGACCTTATAATGTTACGTAACGACTTGGCGCGTTATATATCATGTCATAGTGATACGACGGCTGCTAGTACAACAACCACGACAATTGAAGAGGACAACAAATTTTTACAGCCTTTAAAGTTACCCGAACCCATTTCACATCATAGCGCTTGTGGTAATTGCGAATATGCAACAGTTTGTTGCACTTTTGCCAAAACTGACGCAGAATTAAACTTAAGAAAAGGTCATCCCTTGCTAACGGTTATGCAGAATGTGACCGAACACTTACAAACAGACGTTTACAAGTATTTTATGCACTGGTGTCGTTTGCTTGCATTAGAAGAACAAGAAGTGAAGAAATCAAACAATCTGCGTGCTTTGTGGACCAACACACCAGAACAACGTAAGAAAATCGGACTCGCCATTGTGGATGTGCAACTGCAAAACGTTGACTGTGAGGGTACGCATTATCTCAACACTTTTGTTTTGGAAGCAACTGACGACAATAAAGACGCCGATTTGCTGTTGAGTGGt ttttctaTCGGCGAATATGTGATAATCAGCACACGCAAACGTTTGGCTGTTGCAGCTGGTTCCATTGTGGATATGACAAGTGCCGAAATTACCGTTAGTCTCGAACGAGATCTGAAGCAAAACTATGCCAAAGTTGCATTTATCATTGATAAACATGAATCGCAATCGGGCAACGCATTCAATTTCACGAATGTCAGTTTGTTGTTGGACAATAATGAGCGCGCAAAAAAATTGCGTGAAATTATAGTGCAACGCGTACAACCTACATACCACAAAGTGCTGCCGAAGATCGTTGCAACTGCGGGTGCCGCAATACTTAAACAACTGAATGCGGTGCAACGTTCAGCCGTACTCAAGGCTTTAACTGCAGAAAGCTATATGCTAATCAAAGGTTTGCCAGGCACAG GCAAAACGCAAACACTAGTCGCGATTGTGCGCCTCTTACATTTGATGGGTAAATCTGTGCTCATCACGAGTCATACACACTCGGCGGTCGACAATTTATTAGTGCGCTTAAAGACGCACAAACTGCCGCTGTTACGTTTGGGCGCCGGTGCGCGTATTAACGCCGAATTGCAAGAGTTTGGCGAAAGCACTTTACTGCAAGACTGTGCAACGGTCGAGGAAATAACGCAAAAATATAATTCCTACAATATTGTGGGCGTTACTTGTCTTGGGTCGGCGCATGCACTGTTTCTACatcgaaaatttgatttttgcatAGTGGACGAAGCAACACAGGTTACGCAACCGACGACGTTGCGCCcgctttttttttgtgataaatTCATATTAGTTGGTGATCCCGAACAGCTGCCACCGCTGATACGTTCAAAGGAGGCGCGTCAACTGGGTGCGGACGAATCACTCTTTCAGCGACTCGACACAGCAGCCGCCACAGCTGTGCTGACCCTACAATACCGCATGAATAAATCGATCACGCGACTGGCAAACGAACTTACCTACAAGGGTGCACTGCAATGCGCTTCGAAAGAGATCGAGCTTGATGCGCTGCAAGTGAATTTGTCGCAGGCTAATAAGGCGGCGAAATGGTTGCAGCGCGCCTTGCAAACGCATATCGATCAAGCGGTTTTCTTATTGGACACCAAGGACTGCACTGAACGACTCAGCGACTTTAACAAGGGCGAGCAAGGTGCGCTGTTCACAGCCGCTGCACGTTTTGTTGAAAGTGAGGAGTGTAAGGAGTCTCCACTATCATCAACTGCCAATGGAAAACAAAACAGAAGCGCCAAGCGTATTTCCAAGTACACAAATTACTGTGAAGCCGCAATTATTATGCATGTAGTAGAGCAATTACTGCTGGTGGGTTATGCGCCGTCGCGTATTGGTGTTATAGCGCCTTATCGTGCACAGGTGGAGCTGTTACGCAATCTAACCACTCATTTGCAGTTGCAACACAATAATAGAGCGTCACAGTTGAGTTTTGCCTCAGTCGAGGTCAACACAGTTGATCAATATCAAGGGCGCGACAAAGATATTATACTCTTTTCTGGCACGCGCACCGGCGCTGTGGATGCCAATGAGCGTGCGCGCGAAGCTGAAATTCTGGAGGACAAACGTCGCCTTACGGTGGCGATAACACGCGCTAAACGCAAGCTGCTGCTGGTTGGCGATGCTGCGTGCCTAGACAAATACACGCCCTTTCACATGCTGCTCGGCCATATACCGAGCTACTGCAAGTTGCAGCTGGAAGATGGTAAACTTGGTTTCGATTGGCAAGCATTACTGCATAATATATCGAGCATTATTAAAAGTTAG